In one window of Spartinivicinus marinus DNA:
- a CDS encoding fumarylacetoacetate hydrolase family protein, which produces MKLASIKNNSRDGQLVVVNKQLTEAVAVPEIANTLQQALDNWQQSEPALQEIYQALNKGGVKNARPFDQRHALSPLPRAYQWADGSAYVNHVELVRKARGAEMPESFWTEPLIYQGGSDVFLPPYAPIEMADTSWGVDFEAEIAVVTDDVQMGVTPEQAAENIKLFMLVNDVSLRNLIPGELAKGFGFFQSKPSSAFSPVAITPDELGDAWDGKKVHLPLHSKLNNEFFGAPEAGVDMTFDFPTLVAHAAKTRPLGAGAIIGSGTVSNYDRSKGSSCLAEKRMLEVIEQGKAVTPFMQYGDTVRIEMFDKSGQSIFGAIEQVISPYKGA; this is translated from the coding sequence ATGAAATTAGCCTCAATAAAAAATAATTCACGTGATGGTCAGCTGGTGGTTGTTAATAAACAATTAACAGAAGCTGTGGCTGTGCCAGAAATTGCCAATACTCTACAACAGGCGTTGGATAACTGGCAGCAGTCAGAGCCGGCTTTGCAAGAAATTTATCAGGCATTAAATAAAGGAGGGGTAAAAAATGCCCGGCCTTTTGATCAGCGACATGCTTTATCACCTTTACCTCGTGCTTATCAGTGGGCGGATGGGAGTGCTTATGTTAATCATGTTGAATTAGTAAGAAAAGCCCGTGGTGCAGAAATGCCAGAGTCATTCTGGACTGAGCCGTTAATATATCAAGGAGGCTCAGATGTCTTTTTACCACCCTATGCACCCATTGAAATGGCAGATACCAGTTGGGGGGTTGATTTTGAAGCAGAAATTGCTGTGGTGACAGATGATGTGCAAATGGGAGTTACACCAGAACAAGCAGCAGAAAATATTAAATTATTTATGCTGGTGAATGATGTGTCATTACGTAATCTAATTCCTGGCGAATTAGCAAAAGGATTTGGTTTTTTTCAAAGTAAGCCTTCTAGTGCTTTTTCTCCTGTAGCGATAACGCCTGATGAGCTGGGGGATGCTTGGGATGGAAAAAAAGTACATTTGCCTCTGCATAGTAAGCTCAATAATGAGTTTTTTGGTGCACCAGAAGCAGGGGTTGATATGACCTTTGACTTTCCAACCCTAGTTGCTCATGCAGCAAAAACTCGGCCGCTAGGTGCTGGCGCTATTATTGGTTCAGGGACAGTATCTAATTATGATCGAAGTAAAGGTTCAAGCTGCCTCGCTGAAAAAAGAATGCTGGAAGTAATTGAACAAGGTAAGGCTGTGACTCCTTTTATGCAGTATGGTGATACAGTACGAATAGAAATGTTTGATAAGTCAGGCCAATCTATTTTTGGTGCTATAGAACAGGTGATTTCACCCTATAAGGGGGCATGA
- a CDS encoding homogentisate 1,2-dioxygenase, with protein sequence MRKWIRFPHKEGTISRQAHADFPEEAIYERELGRSGFFGPSSHMHHKHPPTGWSQWEGPLRPRLFNLNDLEQISGSPWQATTVLYNAHCKYRFWQCNNAMETLVRNADGDDLLFIHEGDGELYCDYGHLTLTAGDYVVIPRGTMWRLEPAATMQVLMIEATNDSYQLPEKGLVGDQAIFDPAMLDVPAIDDAFKAQQTETPWSVQIKRNDQISVVTFPYNPLDAIGWHGELSVARINWRDIRPLMSHRYHLPPSAHTTFVASRFVVCTFVPRPIESDPGALKVPFYHNNDDFDEVLFYHAGDFFSRDNIDKGMVTFHPAGFTHGPHPKAFQAGREYKKKFTDEVAVMLDTRDALEVGEGITAVEDANYVNSWQVK encoded by the coding sequence ATGCGTAAATGGATACGGTTCCCTCACAAGGAAGGCACTATATCTCGCCAGGCCCATGCGGATTTTCCTGAAGAAGCGATTTACGAACGTGAATTAGGGCGGAGTGGTTTTTTTGGCCCTAGTAGCCATATGCATCACAAGCATCCACCCACTGGTTGGTCTCAGTGGGAAGGGCCGCTTCGGCCCAGGTTATTTAATTTAAATGATCTTGAGCAAATCTCTGGCTCTCCATGGCAGGCGACAACGGTATTATATAATGCTCATTGTAAATACCGATTTTGGCAATGTAATAATGCTATGGAAACGTTGGTCCGCAATGCAGATGGTGATGATTTATTATTTATCCATGAGGGGGATGGCGAACTCTATTGTGATTATGGGCATTTAACTCTGACTGCTGGCGATTATGTGGTGATACCCAGAGGCACTATGTGGCGTCTGGAGCCTGCTGCTACTATGCAGGTATTAATGATAGAGGCTACTAATGACTCTTATCAATTACCGGAAAAAGGGCTAGTGGGGGATCAAGCTATTTTTGACCCAGCGATGCTTGATGTACCTGCTATTGATGATGCGTTTAAAGCTCAGCAAACAGAGACTCCTTGGTCAGTGCAAATTAAACGTAATGATCAAATCTCGGTAGTCACGTTTCCCTACAATCCATTAGATGCAATTGGCTGGCATGGTGAATTATCAGTAGCGCGTATTAATTGGCGGGATATTCGGCCATTAATGAGTCACCGCTATCATTTACCGCCTTCTGCTCATACGACGTTTGTAGCCAGTCGGTTTGTGGTTTGCACCTTTGTGCCAAGGCCGATTGAGAGTGACCCTGGTGCGTTGAAAGTACCTTTTTATCATAATAACGATGATTTCGATGAAGTGCTTTTTTATCATGCGGGAGACTTCTTTAGCCGTGACAATATTGATAAAGGGATGGTGACTTTCCATCCTGCTGGTTTTACCCATGGACCACACCCTAAAGCTTTTCAGGCTGGACGAGAATATAAGAAAAAATTTACTGATGAAGTCGCAGTGATGCTCGATACTCGTGATGCCTTAGAGGTAGGGGAGGGTATTACAGCTGTAGAAGATGCTAATTATGTCAATAGTTGGCAGGTGAAATAA
- the hppD gene encoding 4-hydroxyphenylpyruvate dioxygenase produces the protein MSHATINPLGTDGFEFVEYTAPDHQGIQSLKELFQQLGFTEIAKHRSKDVWLFRQGDINFIVNSEPHSQAEEFARQHGPSVCGMAFRVQNANRALEQAVSCGAKVFQGNLGPMELNIPAIYGIGESTLYFVDRYGDQSIYDIDFKFYPDWQEQLRDNDAGLLELDHLTHNVRQGNMAAWAGFYERLGNFKEIRYFDIEGKLTGLVSKAMTAPCGKIRIPINESSDDKSQIEEFIREYHGEGIQHIALSTDDIYATVVNLKKRGLRFMFTPDTYYEKVDERVPGHGENLDKLRDLRILVDGAPEKDGILLQIFTDTVIGPVFFEIIQRKGNEGFGEGNFQALFESIEEDQIRRGVLADA, from the coding sequence ATGAGTCATGCAACGATTAACCCACTTGGCACTGATGGTTTTGAGTTTGTCGAGTATACGGCACCTGACCACCAGGGCATTCAGTCTTTAAAAGAACTCTTTCAACAGCTGGGTTTTACTGAAATTGCGAAACATCGATCAAAGGATGTGTGGCTATTTAGGCAAGGTGATATTAACTTTATTGTTAATTCAGAGCCTCATTCTCAGGCAGAGGAGTTTGCTCGCCAACATGGTCCGAGTGTATGTGGCATGGCTTTTCGAGTGCAAAATGCCAACCGTGCATTAGAACAGGCGGTTAGCTGTGGTGCCAAAGTGTTCCAAGGCAACCTGGGGCCTATGGAGTTAAATATTCCTGCAATTTATGGTATTGGTGAGAGCACGCTTTATTTTGTCGATCGTTACGGTGATCAGAGCATTTATGATATCGATTTTAAGTTTTACCCAGATTGGCAAGAACAACTAAGAGATAACGATGCTGGCTTATTGGAGTTAGATCACCTTACCCATAATGTGCGACAAGGTAATATGGCTGCTTGGGCTGGGTTTTATGAGCGGCTGGGTAATTTCAAAGAGATTCGCTATTTTGATATTGAAGGTAAGTTGACTGGACTTGTCAGCAAAGCAATGACGGCTCCTTGTGGGAAAATTAGAATACCAATTAATGAGTCGTCTGATGATAAATCACAAATAGAAGAGTTTATTCGTGAATACCATGGTGAAGGGATTCAGCATATTGCCCTGTCAACTGATGATATCTATGCTACCGTGGTAAATCTGAAAAAGCGCGGCTTACGCTTTATGTTTACCCCAGACACTTATTATGAAAAAGTGGATGAGCGGGTGCCAGGCCATGGTGAGAATCTTGATAAACTAAGAGATTTACGTATTTTAGTTGACGGTGCGCCAGAAAAAGACGGCATTTTATTACAAATTTTTACTGATACAGTGATTGGCCCTGTCTTTTTTGAAATTATCCAACGTAAGGGTAATGAAGGTTTTGGTGAAGGTAATTTCCAAGCATTATTTGAGTCAATTGAAGAAGACCAAATACGGCGGGGAGTATTAGCCGATGCGTAA
- the tyrR gene encoding transcriptional regulator TyrR produces the protein MRLEITCQDRLGIAEEVLRIISNQQINLRGVEIDLAGVIYLSLPTLPFEALQSLLPAIRHIVGVKDVRTVACMPVEREHHEFLALLATQPTPVLSTDIKGNISIANEALLKLLGVSSDEFIGSAFSHWFKGINLARWLQEDDRAPHSQMLRWHSQEACADILPIEILEEEGNNVVGALVCFKLSQRETKPSDLNQAKTIDFSDIFTVSPSMKHVIRQARHLAKLEAPLLITGETGTGKELVAKACHFASSRADKPFLVLNCAALPDSVAETELFGYVQGAYSNDPESGKKGLFEQANGGTVLLDEIGEMSATLQVKLLRLLQDGTFRRIGGEQVVKVNVRIMCTTQKNLPALCQQGVFREDLFYRLNVLSLALPPLRVRKGDIVPMAEHFLKRFSLSLGEQLVLSKACGNLIQQYPWPGNVRQLENAVYRAASMAEGRELSPEDLHLPSYASGYGYFDHAFEGSLEEATKRFESELLTRLYPAYPSSRLLAKKLGVSHTAIAKKLKEYGIGKHRAST, from the coding sequence ATGCGGCTTGAAATTACTTGCCAGGACCGTTTAGGTATAGCAGAAGAAGTACTTCGCATTATTTCTAACCAGCAGATCAACTTAAGAGGGGTCGAAATTGATCTGGCGGGTGTTATCTACTTAAGTCTACCTACTTTACCGTTTGAAGCATTACAGTCATTGCTGCCTGCAATTCGCCATATAGTTGGGGTCAAGGATGTTCGAACCGTGGCTTGTATGCCAGTAGAAAGAGAACATCATGAGTTTCTGGCATTATTGGCAACCCAACCAACGCCTGTCTTATCCACGGATATTAAAGGCAATATATCAATAGCCAATGAGGCTTTATTAAAATTACTGGGTGTTAGTTCTGATGAATTTATTGGTAGTGCTTTCAGTCACTGGTTTAAAGGTATTAATTTAGCGCGCTGGTTACAGGAAGACGATCGCGCGCCTCATAGCCAGATGTTACGTTGGCATAGTCAGGAGGCTTGCGCTGATATCCTACCGATAGAAATTCTTGAAGAAGAGGGGAATAATGTAGTTGGCGCATTAGTTTGTTTTAAGCTGAGTCAGCGGGAGACCAAGCCTAGTGATTTGAATCAGGCTAAAACGATTGATTTTAGTGATATCTTCACAGTAAGTCCTTCAATGAAACACGTTATCCGACAGGCTCGCCATTTAGCTAAACTAGAAGCCCCGCTTTTAATTACAGGAGAAACGGGTACAGGCAAAGAATTGGTAGCGAAGGCTTGTCATTTTGCCAGTAGTCGGGCTGATAAGCCTTTTTTGGTACTGAATTGCGCTGCATTACCCGACAGTGTTGCTGAAACAGAGTTATTTGGTTATGTGCAAGGGGCATACAGTAATGACCCTGAGTCAGGCAAGAAAGGTCTATTTGAACAGGCCAATGGTGGCACAGTGTTATTAGATGAAATAGGGGAGATGTCAGCGACGTTACAAGTAAAATTGCTGCGGCTACTGCAAGACGGCACATTTCGTCGAATAGGCGGTGAACAAGTCGTTAAAGTGAATGTAAGAATTATGTGTACTACTCAGAAAAATTTACCTGCATTGTGCCAGCAGGGCGTTTTTCGTGAAGATTTGTTCTATAGACTAAATGTGTTGTCTTTAGCGTTGCCCCCACTTCGGGTGAGAAAGGGCGATATCGTGCCAATGGCTGAGCACTTTTTAAAACGCTTTTCTCTCTCTTTAGGGGAGCAGTTAGTGCTAAGTAAAGCCTGTGGTAATTTAATTCAACAATACCCTTGGCCAGGTAATGTGAGACAACTAGAAAATGCTGTTTATCGAGCTGCATCAATGGCAGAGGGTAGAGAGCTTAGCCCAGAAGATTTACACCTGCCATCCTATGCTTCTGGCTATGGCTACTTTGATCACGCTTTTGAAGGCTCTTTGGAAGAAGCAACCAAACGCTTTGAAAGTGAGTTGTTGACCAGGCTTTATCCCGCCTATCCTAGCTCGCGGCTGTTAGCTAAGAAGTTAGGAGTTTCACACACGGCTATTGCTAAAAAACTGAAAGAGTATGGAATTGGGAAGCATCGAGCGTCAACTTAG
- a CDS encoding 4a-hydroxytetrahydrobiopterin dehydratase, whose amino-acid sequence MSDLKSMTCEACRADAPKVSDEELKELISQIPEWGVEVRDGIMQLERQFKFKNFKQAIAFTNRVGELAEEVFHHPAILTEWGKVTVTWWTHAIKGLHKNDFIMAAKTDELLER is encoded by the coding sequence ATGAGTGATTTAAAAAGTATGACATGTGAAGCCTGTCGTGCGGATGCCCCTAAAGTATCTGATGAAGAGCTGAAAGAGTTAATCAGCCAGATACCTGAGTGGGGAGTCGAAGTCCGGGATGGTATCATGCAGCTCGAACGACAGTTTAAGTTTAAAAATTTTAAGCAAGCAATAGCGTTTACTAATCGAGTAGGTGAATTGGCAGAAGAAGTTTTTCATCACCCAGCTATTTTAACGGAATGGGGTAAAGTGACTGTTACTTGGTGGACCCATGCCATTAAGGGGTTACATAAAAATGACTTTATTATGGCCGCCAAAACAGATGAATTGTTAGAAAGATAG
- the phhA gene encoding phenylalanine 4-monooxygenase, with product MAKGTKYVAKEPDASGFIRYNDDENAVWHQLITRQMDCIPGRACDEYLAGLDALQLPQDRIPQLDEVNKALKAASGWEVARVPALISFDKFFSMLANKQFPVATFIRCKEELDYLQEPDIFHEIFGHCPMLTNSAFAAFTHHYGKLGYKASKQDRVFLARLYWLTIEFGLLQSAEGLRIYGGGILSSIGETQYALDSDKPEREPFDLVTMLRTPYRIDIMQPIYFIINSIDDLFELSKMDLMVYVEKAKKLGLLPPKYPPKTMTA from the coding sequence ATGGCTAAGGGCACCAAGTATGTTGCTAAAGAACCGGATGCGAGTGGCTTTATTCGTTATAACGATGATGAAAATGCGGTTTGGCATCAGTTGATTACCAGACAGATGGACTGTATTCCAGGTAGGGCTTGTGATGAGTACCTAGCAGGGTTAGATGCACTTCAGTTGCCTCAAGACCGAATTCCTCAGTTGGATGAAGTAAATAAGGCATTAAAAGCTGCCTCGGGTTGGGAAGTGGCGCGAGTACCTGCACTGATTTCCTTTGATAAATTCTTTTCAATGCTAGCCAATAAACAGTTTCCAGTGGCTACCTTTATACGTTGCAAGGAGGAGTTAGACTATTTACAAGAACCCGACATTTTTCATGAGATTTTTGGGCATTGTCCCATGTTAACCAACTCTGCTTTTGCTGCTTTTACTCATCATTATGGCAAATTAGGCTACAAAGCATCGAAACAAGACCGAGTATTTTTAGCCAGACTATATTGGCTAACCATTGAATTTGGTTTGTTACAATCAGCTGAAGGGTTACGTATTTACGGTGGTGGTATTTTATCCTCTATTGGTGAAACCCAATATGCCTTAGACAGTGATAAACCAGAGCGAGAGCCCTTTGATTTGGTCACTATGTTAAGAACCCCTTATCGCATAGATATAATGCAGCCGATTTACTTTATTATTAATTCAATTGATGATTTATTTGAATTATCAAAAATGGATTTAATGGTTTATGTGGAAAAAGCGAAAAAGTTAGGGTTGTTGCCGCCTAAGTATCCACCAAAAACGATGACTGCATAA